The Thiorhodovibrio litoralis genome includes a window with the following:
- the flgK gene encoding flagellar hook-associated protein FlgK, translating into MSTGTAGLLAFQRALATTGHNISNATKDGYSRQRVDLEARTPQMLGGNFIGQGVQVSSIRRMQNEFVDVQLRNSTSDAANGEARAEYSERIDRLLADVETGLAPPMRTFFNSANDVASDPTSNTARTVFLGEAESMVGRFNELNSRIEEQRKLVNQDIKVNVDEVNALASSLKDLNKRIVEGYGMTGGQGGAPNDLLDERGRVLTELSNIIDIRTLEQEDRSMNVFIGNGQPLVLGGITNELTVGNMSGDIRNYGIGFKSAGGNANDITKFMTGGELGGLIEIRDQILDPAQNSIGQIAVVMSTAMNQQNQLGLDLNGDTGEDIFVTPELYVGAKPGNASSDYPDVQFNTGAITDLTSSDYSLRYNGSDFELRRLDDNSVVADSSGDPVIKVDGLIVDTSTIGGAANRDEWIIQPTRFAAERLDIKMVDPRKVAAAAGATASPDNDGATRMLDLRRDDPPPADKENVEVPAAVLFQGGNFQVFSPEFTGKYDFADPPNLIGPNAGGTKIESFKVTDATDFAPSNIQYDETNQVFEVTGGGVPPLSTSVPIDPTGTTTISENGFEMKIRGTPGDGDTFNIIQQSSTPPVADQPPPTTVVGKGWQLDIAGTPVEGDIFGVELSKGREGDNRNMLALAGLAEDRVIENQESFADSYNSTLGLVGTRTRQAQVFRDSSIALRESAQVQRDELSGVNLDEEAANLIKYQKAYQAAAQVISVGNQIFDTLFAAIR; encoded by the coding sequence ATGAGCACCGGCACCGCCGGGCTGCTGGCATTCCAGCGTGCGCTCGCGACCACCGGGCACAATATCTCCAACGCCACCAAGGATGGCTACAGCCGTCAGCGTGTCGACCTTGAAGCGCGCACTCCGCAAATGCTCGGTGGCAACTTCATTGGTCAGGGGGTGCAGGTTTCGTCCATCCGCAGGATGCAAAACGAGTTCGTCGATGTGCAACTGCGAAACAGCACCTCCGATGCTGCCAATGGCGAGGCCCGGGCGGAATATAGTGAACGTATCGACCGTTTGCTAGCGGATGTCGAAACTGGCTTGGCACCGCCCATGCGAACTTTTTTCAATTCAGCCAACGACGTGGCGAGCGACCCGACCTCGAACACCGCCCGCACCGTATTTTTGGGTGAAGCAGAATCCATGGTCGGCCGATTCAATGAGCTGAATTCCAGAATCGAAGAGCAACGCAAGCTTGTCAACCAAGACATTAAAGTTAATGTCGATGAAGTCAATGCCCTGGCCTCATCGCTAAAAGACCTGAACAAGCGCATTGTTGAAGGCTACGGCATGACGGGGGGGCAAGGTGGCGCGCCCAACGACTTGCTTGATGAACGAGGGCGAGTGCTGACCGAGCTTTCCAACATCATCGACATCCGAACGCTCGAGCAGGAAGACCGCTCGATGAATGTTTTTATCGGCAACGGGCAACCACTAGTGCTCGGCGGCATCACCAACGAACTGACCGTTGGCAATATGTCAGGTGACATCCGCAACTATGGGATCGGCTTCAAAAGTGCCGGCGGTAACGCAAACGATATCACCAAGTTTATGACCGGCGGTGAACTCGGCGGTCTGATCGAAATTCGCGATCAGATACTGGACCCGGCACAGAATAGCATCGGCCAGATTGCTGTCGTCATGAGTACGGCGATGAATCAACAGAACCAGCTCGGGCTGGATCTGAATGGTGACACTGGCGAGGATATTTTTGTCACCCCGGAACTGTACGTTGGAGCAAAGCCCGGGAATGCCAGCAGCGATTACCCTGATGTGCAGTTCAACACCGGCGCTATCACGGACTTGACGTCCAGCGATTATTCCTTGCGCTACAACGGGTCTGACTTTGAATTGAGGCGACTGGACGATAACTCGGTGGTCGCTGACTCTTCCGGTGATCCGGTTATCAAGGTGGACGGTTTGATCGTTGACACCAGCACAATCGGTGGAGCCGCGAACAGGGATGAATGGATAATTCAACCAACCCGCTTCGCGGCTGAGCGACTTGACATCAAAATGGTTGATCCGCGTAAGGTGGCTGCTGCCGCCGGCGCGACCGCTAGCCCGGACAATGACGGCGCGACGCGCATGCTCGACCTGCGGCGGGATGACCCGCCCCCAGCCGACAAGGAAAATGTCGAAGTACCCGCAGCCGTGCTATTTCAAGGAGGCAATTTTCAGGTTTTCAGCCCTGAATTTACTGGGAAGTATGATTTTGCCGACCCACCGAATTTGATCGGACCAAACGCCGGAGGTACCAAAATCGAGTCATTCAAGGTGACCGATGCAACGGATTTTGCGCCTAGCAATATTCAATACGACGAAACCAACCAGGTTTTCGAGGTCACAGGGGGAGGCGTGCCGCCATTATCCACTTCTGTTCCAATTGATCCGACAGGCACAACAACCATAAGTGAAAATGGTTTCGAGATGAAAATTCGGGGAACCCCCGGAGACGGTGACACCTTTAACATTATCCAGCAATCTTCAACTCCACCGGTGGCAGATCAGCCTCCGCCAACAACGGTTGTGGGTAAAGGTTGGCAGCTTGACATAGCAGGCACCCCAGTCGAGGGTGATATCTTTGGTGTTGAACTGAGCAAAGGCCGCGAAGGTGACAACCGTAACATGCTCGCTCTAGCCGGTCTGGCCGAGGACCGAGTCATCGAGAATCAAGAAAGCTTTGCCGACAGCTACAACAGCACCCTAGGGCTGGTTGGGACCCGCACACGTCAGGCGCAGGTATTTCGTGATTCGAGCATTGCACTGCGTGAATCGGCCCAGGTTCAGCGCGACGAGTTGTCTGGGGTCAATCTCGACGAGGAAGCCGCTAATTTAATCAAATATCAAAAGGCTTATCAGGCTGCCGCCCAAGTAATTTCGGTCGGTAACCAAATCTTCGATACCCTGTTCGCGGCAATCCGTTAA
- a CDS encoding flagellar basal body P-ring protein FlgI, with protein MASMPLQAGNSIPSAAPGQERIKDIANFAGVRDNQLVGYGLVVGLDGSGDRTTQTPFTVQSLKNMLAQLGVTLPADVNPQLKNVAAVMITADLMPFAKAGQRFDVTVSSLGNASSLRGGTLLMSPLKGADGQVYAVAQGNLIVGGLTADGSDGSSVTVNIPSVGRIPRGATVEREVPSSFSQGGSLVLNLNRPDFSTASRMMDVINDAFGGRVAQALDGASVKVRAPTSPSDRVAFVAVLENLPVEPGTPPARVVINARTGTIVIGANVRVMPAAVSHGNLTVTITENPQVTQPNALAGGQTVVTPQTNIAVTQEDNRMFLFDPGTSLDEIVRAVNNVGAAPGDLVAILQALREAGALRAELVVI; from the coding sequence ATGGCCAGCATGCCGCTGCAAGCAGGCAATTCCATCCCTAGTGCCGCCCCCGGACAGGAGCGCATCAAGGACATCGCCAACTTTGCCGGCGTGCGCGACAACCAACTGGTCGGCTACGGCTTGGTGGTGGGGCTGGACGGCTCCGGCGACCGCACCACCCAAACACCCTTCACCGTGCAGAGCCTCAAGAACATGCTCGCCCAGCTCGGCGTCACCTTGCCAGCGGACGTGAATCCGCAGCTCAAGAACGTTGCCGCCGTCATGATCACGGCCGATCTGATGCCCTTTGCCAAGGCCGGTCAGCGCTTTGACGTAACTGTCTCCTCGCTCGGCAACGCCTCCAGCCTGCGCGGCGGTACCTTGCTGATGTCGCCGCTAAAGGGCGCGGACGGTCAGGTCTATGCCGTTGCACAGGGTAACCTGATTGTTGGCGGTTTGACCGCTGATGGTTCTGATGGCAGCAGCGTGACCGTCAATATTCCGAGCGTCGGGCGTATTCCGCGCGGCGCCACAGTCGAGCGCGAGGTACCCAGCTCTTTTTCCCAGGGCGGCTCGCTGGTGCTAAACCTCAATCGGCCAGATTTTTCAACCGCCAGCCGCATGATGGATGTCATCAACGATGCCTTTGGCGGGCGGGTGGCGCAGGCACTCGATGGCGCATCAGTCAAGGTGCGTGCGCCAACCAGCCCAAGCGACCGGGTCGCCTTTGTTGCGGTACTCGAGAATTTGCCGGTTGAGCCCGGTACGCCGCCGGCCAGAGTTGTGATCAACGCGCGCACTGGCACCATTGTAATAGGCGCCAATGTGCGGGTCATGCCTGCCGCCGTCTCTCACGGCAACCTGACTGTCACCATCACGGAAAACCCGCAGGTGACGCAGCCTAACGCACTTGCAGGTGGTCAAACGGTGGTAACGCCGCAGACAAACATTGCCGTCACCCAGGAGGATAACCGCATGTTCTTGTTTGATCCTGGCACTTCGCTCGATGAGATCGTCCGCGCTGTCAACAATGTTGGCGCCGCCCCCGGTGATCTGGTCGCTATCCTCCAGGCCCTGCGCGAGGCTGGCGCCCTGCGTGCAGAGCTGGTGGTAATCTGA
- a CDS encoding flagellar basal body L-ring protein FlgH, giving the protein MMLNKILTVTMSAAILVGCDSMPVKRGDSPEFLAASAPAPMPQQYNNGAIFQAAQSRGLFEDYKARLVGDILNVQLVEKTDATKTAKTSVTKDSTAGIDFTRLDILGHQVEPSGNLFGAGLESGTNFDGQGDSEQSNSLEGNISVTVAEVLPNGNLVIQGEKWLGLNQGKEYVRLRGIVRPIDITAENTVLSTQVADVQIYYGGTGAVADSNAMGWIMRFFVSALMPF; this is encoded by the coding sequence ATGATGCTTAACAAGATACTCACAGTGACTATGTCCGCCGCCATTCTCGTTGGTTGCGATTCCATGCCGGTGAAGCGCGGAGATAGCCCGGAATTTCTTGCCGCTTCCGCGCCTGCGCCGATGCCGCAACAGTACAACAACGGCGCCATCTTTCAGGCTGCGCAGAGTCGCGGGCTGTTCGAGGACTATAAAGCAAGGCTGGTGGGCGATATTTTAAATGTGCAACTGGTCGAAAAGACCGATGCCACGAAAACTGCCAAAACATCGGTCACCAAGGATTCCACCGCCGGGATTGACTTTACGCGCCTAGACATCCTTGGCCATCAAGTTGAACCGTCAGGGAATCTTTTCGGGGCCGGATTGGAATCGGGAACTAACTTTGACGGCCAGGGTGACTCGGAGCAAAGCAATAGTCTCGAAGGCAATATCTCGGTCACGGTGGCTGAGGTACTGCCCAACGGCAATTTGGTCATACAGGGCGAGAAATGGCTGGGCCTGAATCAGGGCAAGGAATATGTGCGCCTGCGCGGTATCGTGCGGCCCATTGACATTACCGCCGAGAACACCGTGCTGTCGACTCAGGTCGCTGACGTGCAAATCTACTACGGCGGAACCGGTGCTGTGGCCGACAGCAATGCGATGGGCTGGATCATGCGCTTCTTCGTCAGTGCGCTGATGCCATTCTGA
- a CDS encoding lysophospholipid acyltransferase family protein: MDFEVSGREHLPSGDAIILCKHQSAWETVTLRTLFPCRQAWVLKRELLAIPFFGWALRCFHPIAIDRGSPRQALKQVLSQGETSLNAGRWVILFPEGTRVAHGERGRYNISGAKLAERTGTNVVPIAHNSGVFWGRRAFVKQPGCVRVVVGPPITSQNRSAAEINRLAEDWIETTVASLPDKPGIPCKAKPAGP; the protein is encoded by the coding sequence ATGGATTTTGAGGTCAGCGGGCGCGAGCATTTACCTTCAGGGGACGCAATCATCCTGTGCAAACACCAGTCCGCCTGGGAGACGGTCACACTGCGGACGCTTTTCCCGTGTCGACAGGCGTGGGTGCTGAAGCGGGAGTTGCTCGCCATTCCGTTCTTTGGCTGGGCACTGCGTTGTTTCCATCCCATCGCGATCGACAGGGGCTCGCCGCGCCAGGCACTCAAGCAAGTGCTGAGTCAAGGCGAAACCAGCTTGAATGCCGGGCGTTGGGTGATACTGTTCCCGGAAGGCACGCGCGTTGCTCACGGCGAGCGCGGGCGCTACAACATCAGCGGTGCCAAACTGGCTGAACGCACCGGAACTAACGTCGTCCCCATTGCACACAACTCCGGCGTCTTCTGGGGGCGGCGCGCCTTTGTCAAACAGCCAGGCTGCGTTCGTGTCGTGGTCGGGCCGCCAATTACCAGTCAAAACCGCAGCGCGGCTGAGATCAACCGCCTTGCCGAGGACTGGATCGAAACCACGGTTGCCAGCTTGCCCGACAAACCAGGCATCCCATGCAAGGCCAAACCCGCAGGGCCGTGA
- the pseC gene encoding UDP-4-amino-4,6-dideoxy-N-acetyl-beta-L-altrosamine transaminase, producing MSKNRIPYGWHQITDDDVAAVVDVMRHGQLAQGEQVALFEHELATCCGAAHGIACNSGSSALLLACRALGLAPGQSLWTSALTFVASASCALHCGAEVDLLDIDPGTGNLSITTLKEKLWQARRAGRLPRVLVPVHYAGRPCDMEAIGALAAEFGFAVIEDAAHALGATELQDANSRIGNARHSDAVAFSFHPVKLLTTGEGGMVMTNDPLLAERIARLRSHDIERPTDNGRADWRYRIRQPGYNLRLCDLQAALGCSQLRRIDSLLARRRALARRYHQRLGKTTLKLPPMDADEHCAWHLYWIACADAEERQGLFDALHRAGIGAQVHYQPLYRLELFAHRGWRPEQFPGTEAFYAGALSLPLFPDLSETAQDEVMSLIEETLGLRA from the coding sequence TTGAGCAAAAATCGAATCCCCTACGGCTGGCATCAGATCACAGACGACGATGTTGCCGCCGTCGTCGATGTCATGCGCCATGGCCAACTCGCCCAAGGCGAGCAGGTGGCGCTTTTCGAGCATGAGCTGGCCACCTGCTGCGGCGCTGCCCATGGCATCGCCTGCAACTCCGGCAGCTCGGCGCTGCTGCTGGCCTGCCGCGCCCTTGGACTCGCACCTGGTCAAAGCCTGTGGACCTCGGCGCTGACTTTTGTTGCTTCCGCGAGCTGTGCGCTGCACTGCGGAGCTGAGGTCGACTTGCTCGATATCGACCCTGGCACCGGCAATCTTTCCATCACCACTTTGAAGGAAAAGCTCTGGCAAGCCCGACGCGCGGGTCGCTTGCCGCGCGTTCTGGTGCCCGTCCATTATGCCGGGCGCCCGTGCGACATGGAGGCCATCGGCGCGCTGGCGGCAGAGTTTGGCTTCGCGGTGATTGAGGATGCGGCCCATGCGTTGGGCGCGACCGAGTTACAGGACGCAAACAGCCGCATCGGCAACGCTCGCCACAGCGATGCGGTGGCCTTCAGCTTTCATCCGGTCAAGCTGCTGACCACCGGCGAGGGCGGTATGGTGATGACGAATGATCCGCTGCTGGCCGAGCGGATTGCTCGGCTGCGCAGTCATGACATCGAGCGCCCGACGGACAATGGGCGGGCGGACTGGCGCTATCGCATTCGACAGCCGGGCTACAACCTTCGTCTGTGCGATTTGCAGGCCGCGCTTGGGTGCAGTCAACTCAGGCGGATTGACAGTCTGCTTGCGCGCCGCCGCGCCCTGGCCCGCCGTTATCATCAACGCTTGGGCAAAACAACACTCAAGTTGCCGCCGATGGATGCCGATGAACACTGTGCCTGGCATTTGTATTGGATCGCTTGCGCGGACGCAGAAGAGCGGCAAGGCCTGTTCGACGCTTTACATCGCGCGGGCATTGGCGCGCAGGTGCATTATCAACCGCTGTATCGGCTTGAGTTGTTTGCGCATCGCGGCTGGCGACCGGAGCAGTTCCCCGGAACCGAGGCTTTTTACGCCGGCGCTCTGTCGCTTCCCCTGTTCCCTGATCTGAGCGAGACGGCGCAGGATGAGGTCATGAGTCTAATTGAGGAAACGCTTGGCTTGCGAGCTTGA
- the pseB gene encoding UDP-N-acetylglucosamine 4,6-dehydratase (inverting) has product MLDDQVILITGGTGSFGTAFARRVLRDYKPRKLIIFSRDELKQYEMAQVFPEQRYRAIRYFLGDVRDKERLHRAFDGVDIVIHAAALKQVPACEYNPLEAINTNILGASNVVDAAIDFHVGKVIALSTDKAANPINLYGATKLCSDKLFVAANSLSGPKTTRFSVVRYGNVVGSRGSVIPYFQRLCAEGRLPVTDRRMTRFWITLDQGVDFVLACLERMQGGEVFIPKIPSMNILDLAHAICPNCGIEEAGIRPGEKLHEVLLPEDDSRNAIEFDDYFALYRHHGGRASDDARLRGTGHWCEEGFRYASDTNNRWLSVDELKEMIASLDSS; this is encoded by the coding sequence ATGCTTGATGATCAGGTCATTCTCATTACCGGCGGGACCGGCTCCTTCGGCACCGCTTTCGCGCGCCGGGTACTGCGCGATTACAAGCCACGCAAGCTGATTATCTTCTCGCGCGACGAACTCAAGCAGTATGAAATGGCGCAGGTTTTTCCGGAGCAACGCTACCGCGCGATCCGGTATTTTCTCGGCGACGTGCGTGACAAGGAGCGCCTGCACCGGGCTTTCGATGGCGTCGATATCGTCATCCACGCCGCCGCGCTCAAGCAGGTGCCGGCTTGCGAGTACAACCCTCTTGAGGCCATCAATACCAATATCCTCGGCGCGTCCAATGTGGTCGATGCGGCAATCGACTTCCATGTCGGCAAGGTGATTGCGCTCAGCACCGACAAGGCGGCCAACCCGATTAACCTCTATGGCGCGACCAAGCTTTGCTCGGATAAGCTCTTTGTGGCGGCCAACAGCCTCTCCGGGCCCAAGACCACGCGTTTTTCGGTGGTGCGCTACGGCAATGTGGTGGGCTCGCGCGGCAGTGTAATCCCTTACTTTCAACGCCTGTGTGCCGAAGGCCGCCTGCCGGTCACGGACAGGCGCATGACCCGCTTCTGGATCACGCTCGATCAAGGGGTGGATTTTGTGCTTGCCTGCCTCGAGCGCATGCAGGGCGGTGAGGTGTTCATCCCCAAGATCCCCAGCATGAACATCCTCGATCTGGCCCACGCCATCTGCCCGAACTGTGGTATTGAGGAAGCCGGCATCCGCCCCGGTGAGAAGCTGCACGAGGTGCTGCTGCCCGAGGACGACTCTCGCAATGCGATAGAGTTCGATGACTATTTTGCGCTCTACCGCCACCACGGTGGACGCGCATCAGACGACGCGCGGCTACGCGGAACCGGCCACTGGTGCGAGGAAGGCTTCCGCTATGCGAGCGACACCAACAACCGCTGGCTGTCGGTCGATGAGCTCAAAGAGATGATCGCGAGTCTGGATTCGTCCTGA
- the flgJ gene encoding flagellar assembly peptidoglycan hydrolase FlgJ, whose protein sequence is MRELNTGISALATHQASRALATDPAGLHDLRRQATSGDSEGLEATARAFEAMLVGQMLKQMRATSLGDGLFDSAQSDMYRDMLDQEIAQSVSEGPGLGFRGLLMQQLGRTSASAAQAADPADLRVPERNPYLRPMRPLSSAAGAGEGAESAQTWRRTSASVEAPPLDPNDWPPSSPEDFLRVLRPQAEAAAAKLGFDPNVLLAQSALETGWGRRVPRHADGQSSYNLFGIKAHGGWTGDRVSVGTLEYRNGVAQRERWAFRAYPSPAESFQDYVEFLHRNPRYRDVLASPNSREFVRGLQRAGYATDPNYANKILSIHDRLNAMMAKDSTQEIASATVTSHAG, encoded by the coding sequence ATGCGCGAGCTCAACACTGGCATTTCGGCACTGGCCACCCATCAGGCCAGTAGAGCATTGGCCACTGACCCGGCCGGCCTGCATGACCTGCGCCGGCAAGCCACCTCTGGTGACAGTGAAGGGCTGGAAGCGACTGCCCGCGCCTTCGAGGCGATGCTCGTTGGGCAGATGCTCAAGCAGATGCGTGCAACCTCTTTGGGGGATGGCCTGTTCGACTCCGCCCAGAGCGATATGTATCGCGACATGCTCGATCAGGAGATCGCACAATCTGTCAGCGAGGGTCCTGGGCTTGGCTTTCGTGGTCTGCTGATGCAACAACTCGGCCGCACCAGCGCGAGCGCCGCGCAGGCGGCCGACCCTGCTGATCTGCGCGTTCCGGAACGCAACCCCTACCTGCGTCCGATGCGTCCCCTTTCTTCTGCCGCGGGGGCTGGTGAAGGTGCAGAAAGCGCACAAACTTGGCGAAGAACCTCAGCCTCAGTCGAGGCGCCACCGCTCGACCCCAACGACTGGCCCCCATCCTCGCCCGAAGATTTTCTACGGGTGCTACGACCTCAAGCCGAAGCAGCCGCCGCCAAGCTAGGCTTCGACCCGAATGTACTGTTGGCGCAAAGCGCGCTCGAGACCGGCTGGGGTCGCCGTGTGCCACGCCATGCCGACGGCCAAAGCAGTTACAACCTCTTTGGCATCAAGGCGCATGGCGGCTGGACTGGGGACCGGGTCTCGGTCGGCACGCTCGAGTACCGCAACGGCGTGGCTCAGCGCGAGCGCTGGGCTTTTCGGGCCTACCCGAGCCCTGCGGAATCCTTTCAGGATTATGTCGAGTTTTTGCATCGCAATCCGCGCTACCGCGATGTGCTCGCCAGCCCCAACAGCCGCGAGTTTGTCCGGGGCTTGCAGCGCGCCGGTTATGCCACGGACCCGAACTATGCCAACAAAATCTTGTCCATTCACGACCGGCTGAACGCTATGATGGCCAAGGATTCGACTCAAGAAATCGCCTCCGCAACCGTTACATCCCATGCAGGTTAA
- the gmhB gene encoding D-glycero-beta-D-manno-heptose 1,7-bisphosphate 7-phosphatase: MTVKLVILDRDGVINQDSDAYIKSPDEWVPIANSPQAIARLNNAGWTVTVATNQSGIGRGLFDHDQLALIHQKMARELATVGARIETIAYCPHRPDNGCTCRKPRTGLLESLARRFGVELTGVPVIGDALRDVQAAMAVGARPLLVRTGKGERTCATHGVELSNVEQFPDLFAVVDALLSESRAGSGRQP; the protein is encoded by the coding sequence ATGACTGTCAAGCTTGTCATCCTCGACCGCGATGGCGTCATCAACCAGGACTCGGACGCCTACATCAAATCGCCTGACGAATGGGTACCCATCGCCAACAGCCCACAGGCCATCGCCCGACTCAACAATGCCGGCTGGACGGTGACGGTCGCGACCAACCAGTCCGGCATCGGCCGCGGCCTGTTCGATCACGACCAACTCGCGCTCATTCATCAGAAAATGGCCCGCGAGCTTGCCACCGTAGGCGCGCGCATCGAGACTATTGCCTACTGCCCGCACCGCCCGGATAACGGCTGCACCTGCCGCAAGCCGCGCACCGGCCTGCTGGAGTCCCTCGCTCGGCGCTTTGGCGTTGAGCTCACAGGTGTTCCCGTCATCGGCGATGCGCTGCGCGATGTGCAGGCGGCCATGGCGGTGGGGGCGCGCCCGTTGCTGGTTCGCACCGGCAAGGGCGAGCGCACCTGCGCGACCCATGGGGTGGAGCTCAGCAATGTCGAGCAGTTCCCTGATCTTTTCGCCGTCGTCGATGCCCTGCTCAGCGAATCCCGGGCAGGGTCTGGGCGGCAGCCTTGA
- a CDS encoding pyrophosphohydrolase domain-containing protein: MAEDTTNPDSYDAMLAEVQAFHDKHRFRETGGEDLVYRIALMAEELGEISASVTKGKPYGHLAEEIADLYILLLGTAISANVDLKTAFWKKMVKLESREARMIGGRIRVSAFKDETGSDPGPEHK, translated from the coding sequence ATGGCTGAAGACACCACCAACCCAGACTCCTACGACGCCATGCTGGCGGAGGTGCAGGCCTTTCATGATAAGCACCGCTTTCGCGAGACTGGCGGTGAGGATCTGGTCTATCGCATCGCGCTCATGGCCGAAGAGCTTGGCGAGATCTCGGCCAGCGTGACCAAGGGCAAGCCCTACGGGCACTTGGCCGAAGAAATTGCCGATCTTTACATTCTGTTGCTTGGCACCGCCATTTCCGCCAATGTCGACTTAAAAACCGCGTTCTGGAAAAAAATGGTCAAGCTCGAGTCGCGTGAGGCGCGCATGATCGGGGGTCGCATCCGCGTCTCCGCATTCAAGGATGAAACCGGTAGCGACCCTGGCCCCGAACACAAATGA
- the flgL gene encoding flagellar hook-associated protein FlgL, with amino-acid sequence MRVSTEQIFRAGSESMQRAQAELSRTGQQLSTGKRILSPSDDPAGATQSAQFREIIQSIEQFQRNADLAQPRLQQEEWAIAGVTDQLQRVRELVIQGANDSQTDETRGFMAREVREIRDAIFDVANTKDPNSEYLFAGTKSLATPFEIDGDGVVSYTGAEGNGSVREIAMTSLRNVAIGDNGADVFMNIRENDGRVSADVIRADNGAIPRGSVVIEKTEVSDLGVFLDGDNAVDSFEISFLDNAGTVQYQVERFGPNGASNGVELGPTDYSPGSPVEFAGRSLVLSGTPRLPNAGGAGNPSDIVTSRPAENVSLFHTLDAIATALETPVGGPSSRADLTNAVNRGLTDLDASFNHLSDIRATVGTRLQVIDSQTELNEGRKLDLRSTLSELEDLDYAEAISRFKFQQVALEAAQQSYVQTNRLSLFNFL; translated from the coding sequence ATGCGCGTTTCAACGGAACAGATCTTTCGAGCCGGCAGTGAGTCCATGCAGCGGGCTCAGGCCGAGCTTAGCCGCACCGGGCAGCAGCTATCCACCGGCAAGCGCATTCTGTCGCCTTCCGATGACCCAGCAGGCGCGACTCAAAGCGCGCAATTCCGGGAAATCATTCAATCGATCGAGCAATTTCAGCGTAATGCCGATCTTGCCCAACCGCGTTTGCAGCAGGAAGAGTGGGCCATTGCTGGCGTGACGGATCAACTTCAGCGAGTACGAGAATTAGTGATTCAAGGCGCGAACGACAGCCAAACCGACGAAACTCGCGGCTTTATGGCGCGCGAAGTCCGCGAAATTCGCGATGCAATTTTCGATGTCGCTAACACCAAGGATCCGAATAGCGAGTATCTCTTTGCTGGAACCAAGTCCCTTGCAACACCCTTCGAAATTGACGGCGATGGGGTTGTTTCATACACCGGTGCCGAAGGCAATGGGTCGGTGCGCGAAATCGCGATGACATCGCTCCGAAATGTTGCCATTGGTGACAATGGTGCTGACGTCTTCATGAATATCCGGGAGAACGACGGACGGGTGTCGGCAGATGTCATTCGCGCTGACAATGGCGCCATTCCTCGGGGCTCCGTGGTTATCGAAAAGACGGAGGTGAGCGACCTCGGGGTCTTTCTCGATGGCGATAACGCCGTTGATTCATTTGAAATCAGCTTTCTCGATAATGCTGGCACGGTCCAATACCAGGTCGAGCGCTTCGGGCCAAACGGCGCTTCCAACGGGGTGGAGCTAGGCCCAACCGACTATTCCCCTGGCAGCCCGGTTGAATTTGCAGGCCGTTCGCTCGTCCTCAGCGGCACGCCGCGCTTACCCAATGCCGGAGGCGCCGGGAACCCGAGCGACATTGTCACGTCACGTCCGGCCGAAAACGTCTCACTCTTCCACACACTTGATGCAATCGCCACCGCCCTCGAGACGCCGGTTGGCGGGCCAAGCAGTCGTGCTGATCTGACCAACGCCGTTAACCGTGGCCTCACGGATCTCGATGCAAGCTTCAACCATTTGAGCGATATCCGTGCCACCGTGGGTACCCGGCTGCAGGTCATCGATAGCCAGACCGAGCTGAACGAGGGCCGCAAGCTTGATCTGCGTTCGACCCTGTCCGAACTCGAAGATCTCGATTACGCTGAGGCCATCAGCCGCTTCAAGTTTCAGCAGGTTGCACTTGAGGCCGCGCAGCAGTCTTATGTACAGACCAATCGTCTGTCGCTTTTCAACTTCCTCTAA